GACAGGCGCAGGCGGCGCAGGAAGCGCGGAGCGAAAATCCGCTGCTGAGCGCGATCGAGGGGTGAAGTTGATGCCATCGCCCCTTCCGTTCGCCCTGAGCTTGTCGAAGGGCTCGACCGAGCCGCAGGCGAAGGCCCTTCGCTCCGCTCAGCCCGAACGGGGAATGTGAATAATGAGCCAGTCCGACCGCGTTCTGGCCGATGCCGAAGCCTTGCTGCGCCGCTACCGGGATCGCGGGCGGAGCCTGCCTGTCCGGGCCCGGCGGCGGCGTTGGGCAGCGTTGATGCGCAAGGTCAAATATGCCTTCTGGACCATCGTAACGGTGCTGATGGCGGGCGCGGTGGCGGGTTTCCTGACGCCGCTGGGCACGACCGGCGTGATGGTCGCGCTGGGCGTCATGATCGCCGCGCTGCTGCTGATCGCGCTGATCCCTACGGAAAGGCAGGTGCGGCCGGAGGCATTGGCCGGGACGGAGCTTCCCGCCCTTCCCCTCAAGACCGAAATCTGGCTGGAGAACCAGCGCAAGGCCCTCCCCGCGCCGGCGGTGACGCTGGTGGACAGCATCGGCGTGAAGCTGGAGACGCTCGCCCCGCAACTGGAGCGGCTGAACCCGCAGGAACCGGCGGCGCAGGAAGTCCGCAAGCTCCTGGCCGACCATCTCCCCGAACTGGTGACGGGCTATCAGTCCATCCCCGAATCCCTGCGCCGGCAGGAGCGCAACGGCCGCGTGCCGGAAAAGCAGTTGATCGAAGGGCTCTCCGTCATCGACGCCGAAATCGCGCGGATGAGCGAGACATTGGCGAGCGGCGACCTCGACAAGCTGGCGACGCAGAACCGCTTCCTCGAACTCAAATATCAGGAAGCGAAGGAACTGGGGGAGTAGTCCCCGCTTTCCTTACCGGATGATCCACCTCACCCTCATCATCGTCGATTTCCTGACCGGCCTGCTGGCGGCGGGCGCATGGGCGCTGGCATCGGCGGGCGGCGCCATCGCGGCGCTGGTGGGGGAGGATTTGTCGGCCTGTCGCTTTTCCGCAGATGGCGGCAACGGCGTTAGGGCGGGCTACCCCTTCACCTCATAGGTGCAGGGCACGATGCTCGCCGGGTCGGGCCGCGCGGCGATGCGCCTGAAGCGGGCGAGATAGCCGCCTGCCGTGGGCTTGGGGATCAGTTCCTCCAGCCGGAAACCCATGGCCGCGAACTCGCAGGAGAGCAGGCGCGGCGGCGTGCCGTGCTGCTCGGTCGGGCGGTTGGCGTCGACCACGATCACCTCGCCATCGGGCTTGAGCGAAGGGCTGAGATGCCAGAGGAAGGCATAAGGCTCCGCGATCTCATGATACATATGGACCATGAACACGCGGTCGAAGCTGTTTTCCGGCAAGCGCGGGTCTTCCGGCGCGCCCAGCTTCACGCTGACATTCCTCCAGTCCTCCCGCGTGATGCGGCGGGACAGCGCCTCGATCACCTCGGGCATGATGTCCTCGGCCAGCACCCGGCCCTTGGGACCGACGCGCTTGGCGAGGCGGACGGTGTAATAGCCCTCGCCCGCGCCGATGTCGGCGATAGTCATGCCCGGCCTGATCCCCGCCCGGTCCATGATGTCCTCCGCCTCGCGCACGCGGTCGCGGGCTTCCTCGCTGGACCAGCGGGTCGAAACGATGGGCGCGACGGGCCGGTCGGCGCGTGGGAAAGGGCGGGCGGCGGCAGACCGGCCATCCTTGCCCGGCGTAAACAGGTCGCAGGCGGCCAGCAGGAACAGCAAGGCCCCTCCCAACGCCGCCCGTTTCATCAATCGACATCCTCCACTTCGACCTTCTCGCCCGTCACCTTCTGCGAGAGGGCGGCGGCCATGAAGGGATCGAGCGCGCCGTCCAGCACGTCGTCGGGCGCGGTGGAGGTGACGCCGGTGCGCAGGTCCTTCACCAGCTGGTAGGGCTGGAGGACGTAGGATCGGATCTGGTGGCCCCAGCCGATCTCCGTCTTCGCCTGATATTCGCCCGATGCGACGGCTTCGCGCTTCTGCAATTCGGCCTCATACAGGCGCGCCTTCAGCATGTTCATCGCCGTGGCGCGGTTCTTGTGCTGGGACCGGTCGTTCTGCGACGCGACGATGATCCCGGTCGGCACGTGGGTGATGCGGACGGCGGAGTCGGTCGTGTTGACGTGCTGCCCGCCCGCGCCCGACGCGCGATAGGTGTCGATCTTGAGGTCGCTTTCCTTGATCTCGATATCGATATCGTCGTCGATCACCGGATAGACCCAGACGGACGAGAAACTGGTGTGCCGCCGCGCCGAGCTGTCATAGGGGCTGATCCGCACCAGACGGTGCACGCCGCTCTCGGTCTTGGCATAGCCATAGGCGTTCTCGCCCTTGATGAGGAAGGTCGCGGACTTGATGCCCGCCTGATCGCCCGCCTGATAGTCGACCAGTTCCACCTTGTAGCCGCGCCGCTCGGCCCAGCGGCGGTACATGCGGCTGAGCATTTCCGCCCAATCCTGGCTTTCCGTGCCGCCAGCGCCGGCATGGATTTCCAGATAGGTGTCGCTGGCGTCCGCCTCGCCCGCGAGCAGCGCCTTGATCTTGTCCTCGTCCGCCCGGTCGGCCAGCGCCTTCAGCGAGGCGATGGCTTCGTTCACCATATCCTCGTCGCCCTCGGCATCGGCCATTTCGATGAGTTCGGCGGTGTCGGTCTTGTCCTGCTCGATCGCCCGGGTCGCGCCGATGGCGGCGTCGAGGCGGGTGCGCTCGCGCATCACCTCCTGCGCCATCTTCTGATTGTCCCACAGCGTCGGGTCCTCGACGCGCGCGTTCAACTCGTCCAGCCGGCGCAACGCGCGATCCCAGTCGAGGAAGCGGCGCAGCAGGTCCAGCGCGGCGTCGATACGGTCGATATATTGCTGCGCTTCGGCGCGCATGGTCTGTTCTCCAAGCTTCACGCCCAGGGCGCGAACGGTCTACCGGCCGTCGGCCCGGTCAAAGGCCGTCCTTTCTTGCGGCACGGCGCGCGCGTCAAGAAAAACCCGTTTCAGGCGACATAGGCGGCAATCATGCCGCTTGCAAACGGCCTTGGTCAAAGATTGCTTTCGGGCAGGTTGCGGACATTCCTTCATCCGTTCGGGCTGGGGCCCTTCGACTGCCTGCCAAGGCAGGCTCTGGGCGAACGAGGGTGGGTTTTCTGGAATCACTCCGGATTGAATTGCGTCGGGTCCAAGCGGACAGAGTGCAAACCTCTCAAGCCGTTCTCCGACCACGGATTTGCAAGTTGCTGATCTCGCCATCCTCACCGGACGGGCAGTCGTTTTGCTCCGGTAACGAGGACTCTATCGCCTCTCTCCCAAATGGGTTATGGTTAATCCATGGGGGCAAGAAATTTTCTGCTGGCTGTAATCGCCTGCTCGGCTTCGGCGTCTGCGGGGGCGCAGACGCCGAAGCCCGGATCGCTGGAAACCTATAAGGACTGGACGATCGGCTGCGACAATCGCGGGCGATGCGAGGCCGTGTCCTTGCTGGCGGAAGGCGGGAACTGGCCTGACAATCCGTTGATGGTCGGCATCCGCCGGGACGCCGGGCCGGATGCGGCGCCGGAAGTCTGGGCCAGCCGCGACGCCAGGGGGCCAGCGGAATATTCCTTCATCGTCGACGGGCGCAAGGTCGCCAGCACGACCGGCATGGATGGCGAAGCGAAGATCAGCGGGCCGCAGGCGTCGGCGCTGGCGGTCGCCATGGCGCGCGGATTTTCGCTGGAGATCCGATCGGGCGCGAAGATGCTCGGCCGTCCCTCGCTGGCCGGATCGGGCGCTGCGCTGCGCTATATGGACGCGCAACAGGGGCGGGCGGGCACCGTCACCGCCCTGATCGCCACGGGGCCGTTGGGGGTCAATGTCGTGCGACGGGCGCCTCCTTCGCCCACGATCAAGCGCTTTCCCGTTTTCCCGGAACCCGCGCCCGTCGCTTTCTGGCGCGAGGAGTTGACCGCGCTGGGCAGCTTCACCGGCTGCGCGGAGGAGATGCGGAGCGCCCAGCCGCTCGAGCAGCACCGGCTTGCGAAGGGCGAGGAGCTGGTGCTCGTCCCCTGCGGGTCGGGCGCCTATAATTTCACCGCCGTCCCGGTGATCGCCACGGGCGTGGCGGGCCGCCGCACTTTCCGTTTCGCGGCGTTCGATTATCTGCCCGGCTGGAGCGAGGGCGCGCGGCACCCGATGCTGGTCAATGCCAGCTGGTCGCCGGAGCGGTCCCGCCTCGAAAGCCGCGCCAAGGGGCGCGGCATCGGCGATTGCGGCGGGAGCGAGTCCTATGTCTGGGACGGCGTTCGCTTCCGGCTGGCCGAAGCGACGGCGATGGGCGAATGTCGCGGCGCTTGGCGCTGGATCACCACATGGTCGGCGCGGGTGGTGGAAAGAGACCGTTAGGTCCCGCGACGCACCGTCCCGTTTCGATCAGCGCGATGCGCCCGGCACCCATTTCACATCGCTCGCGCCATTGCCGTTCAGGCGGCGCGCCATCACGAAGAGCAGGTCCGACAGGCGGTTGAGATAGGCAAGCGCCTGCGGGTTGAGCGCGACCTCACCGGCGGCGGCGGTCGCGCTGCGTTCCGCCCGGCGCGTCACCGCGCGGGCCAGATGCACGGCGGCCGCGGCGGCCGATCCGCCCGGCAGGATGAAGCTGTCCAGCGGCTTCAGTTCCGCGTTCATGAGGTCGATTTCCGCTTCCAGGCGCTGCACCTGGCTTTCGACGATCCGCAGCGCCCAGGGGGCGTCCTCGCCGTCCTCCGGCATCGGCGTGGCGAGGTCCGCGCCCAGGTCGAACAGGTCGTTCTGGATCACCGTCAGCCAGCGCGCCTCCTGCGCGTCGCCGATGGCGAGGATCGCGAGGCCGATGGCGCTGTTCGCCTCATCAACGTCGCCCACGGCCTGCATGCGCGGCGCATGTTTGGGCAGGCGCGATCCGTCGACAAGGCCGGTGGTTCCCGCATCGCCGGTACGGGTGTAGATCCTGTTCAGCTTGACCATGGCGTCAGCCGCTGCCCTTCATCAGCAGCAGCAGGGCGACGATGATGACCGCCGCCGCCTGGAACAGGATGCGGTTCATCATCATCCTGTTCTGCTTGAGGCTCGACTGGCTGGGGTGGCCGTCGGGGGAATTGAGTTCCTCCTTCGTGGCCTGAAGGAAGGCGACGATGCCCCGGATCAGCGCGAACAGGGTCGCGGCCATGGCAAGGATCAGGGCGATGACGAGCAGGGTGTTCATGCTCCGAGTCTAGGCTTCCCCCAGCGAAATGCCAACCGGAAAGCGCCCCGCGCGCAGATCGGCGGCCAGCCGCGCGGGATCGGCGCCCTGCGCGCGCAGGTCCGCCAGCGCGATCGACCCGCTCCGCTTGGCAAGCCGCCTGCCGTCCGCCCCCAGCAGCAGCGGATGGTGCAGATAGACAGGCGCCGGCAGGTCCAGCAGCGCCTGCAACAGCCGGTGGACATGCGTCGCCGCGAACAGGTCATGACCGCGCAGCACATGGGTCACGCCCATCGCCGCATCGTCCAGCGTGCAGGACAGATGATAGCTCGCCGGGGCATCCTTGCGCGCCAGCACGACATCGCCCGCCGCCAGCGGATCGGCGGCGATGGCGGCGCCCGGCCCCGCGCCCGGCGGAAAGGGCAGGGCGGTCCAATGGAGCGACCCGGTGCGCGACACGGCGCCCGCCATGTCGATCCGCCATGCATGAGGATCGCCCGCCGCCATCCGGCGCGCCCTTTCCGCGTCGGAGAGGGCGCGGCACGTCCCCGGATAGATCGTCCCTTCCGGCTCATGCGGCGCGCCGGCGCTCGCGAGGATGTCGGCGCGGCTGCAGAAGCAGGGATAGAGCAGCCGCATCTCCCGCAATCGCCTCAGCGCCGCTTCATACCGGTCCAGCCGCTCCGACTGGAAGATGACCTCGCCGTCCCACGCCACGCCCAGCCATCGCAGGTCCTCGACTATGCCCGCGACATGCTCCGGGCGGCTGCGCGTGCAGTCGATATCCTCGATCCGCAGCCGGAACGCGCCGCCCGCCGCGCGCGCCATGTCCATCGCCATCAGCGCCGACCAGCCATGCCCGACATGCAGCCGCCCGGTGGGGCTGGGAGCGAAACGAGTCACCATATGCTGTGGTGCGGAAGATTGAGTCATACAGGCTCTTGACGCGGGCAAGTGGTTAATGCTGTCATGCGCCCGTCACCTTTCTGGTCGATCAGCGGGGGCGGAAAGCGGGACGAAAAGGGGGTAGAAGGTTCTTATGTACCATCCCGACCTGATACGGCATCCGGAAAATTGTCCGGCGCTGGTCCTCAATGCGGACTATACGCCGCTCAGCTATTATCCTTTAAGCCTCTGGCCCTGGCAGACCGCCATCAAGGCGGTCTTTCTGGAACGGGTGGACATCATCGCCAGCTATGAGCGGGAAGTCCACAGCCCGAGCCTTGACATGAAAATCCCCTCGGTCATCGCGCTCAAGCAATATGTGCGGCCGTCCGAACATCCCGCCTTCACCCGCTTCAACCTGTTCCTGCGCGATCGTTTCGCGTGCCAATATTGCGGATCGACCAGCGACCTGACGTTCGACCATGTGGTCCCGCGCCGCGCGGGCGGCCGCACGACATGGGAGAATGTCGCGACCGCCTGCTCGCCCTGCAACCTCAGGAAAGGCGGGCGCACGCCGAAGGAAGCCGGAATGCGGCTGCACGTCCAGCCGATCCGCCCGACAAGCTGGCAGTTGCAGGAGCATGGCCGCGCCTTTCCGCCGGGCTATCTGCACGAAAGCTGGCGCGACTGGCTTTACTGGGACGTCGAACTGCTTGCCTGACATGTTCAGGACATGGCGGGCAGCCAGTCCAGATCCATATGCTTGTGCCGGTTGGTATAATGGCCGATCTCTTCCAGCCGCGCCATGTCGAGCAGCCGGATGCGGCCATTGGAGCGGCTGATGAGCCCTTCCTGTTCCATCTGCCGGATCATCCGGTTCACATGGACGGAGGTGAGGCCGATTGCGTCGCCGATTTCCTCCTGCGTCAGCTTGAGATCGAAGCTGTCGGTGATGTCGTCGTCGGTCAGCCGCAGCCGGTCGAGCATGTCGAGCATGAAGGAGGCGACCCGCGCCTTCGCCGACGTCCGCCCCAGCGACGCGAGCCGGTCCGTCATCGCCACCCGTTCATTGTTGGACAGCAGGAACAGCAGCGCCGCGACCCGCGGATATTCCTCCAGCAGGCGGCGCAGCGCATGTTTGTCGAACGGGCAGATGACCGAGTCCGAAATGGCGACCAGCGATTCGGGCGCCTTGTTGTAGATCGTGCTCGCCGATCCGATGAAATCGCCCGGGAAATAGACGCGCAGGATCTGGCGGCTGCCGTCGGGCAGGATCACGAAGCTCATCACCCGGCCTTCGCGCAGCACGAACAATTCCGTCACCGGCTCGTTGACGCGCTGGATCATCGCGCCGCGCTTCACCTTGCGCGGATTTTCCTCCAGCCGGGAGAGTGCCGTCTTTTCCGCGTCCGATAACGGCAAATGCTTGCTCAGCCGATCCGCGAAACAGCTCGTTGCCACCAATCAATACCTTCTTCTTCAATTGTCGTTACGATGGCAAAACGCCGCACGGCTCCTTTTGGCTGCATTTTCAGTCCGTGCACTAAACTCGATTAAGGTTCCTTCCGTCGCCGCGCGATTATCGGGCGGCGTGGTTTTGTCGCCGCCCGTCGCGACCGGCCGTCTTCCATGCGCCTTGCGCGTGGCGCATTTGGCGTTATGAACCGAGGGCAATGGACCGCATTCACATCCGCGGCGGCAAGACGCTCAATGGCCGCCTTCCCATCTCTGGCGCGAAGAATGCGGCGTTGACGCTGCTGCCCTGCGCGCTGCTGACCGACGAGCCGGTGACGCTGCGCAACCTGCCGCGCCTGGCCGATGTCGACAGTTTCGGCCATCTGCTGAACCAGCTGGGCGTGTCGACCATGATCGAAGGCGCGCGGCCGGAGGATTTCGGCCGCGTCATGACGATGCGCGCGGGCCGCGTCACATCGACCGAGGCGCCCTATGACATCGTGCGCAAGATGCGCGCGTCGATCCTGGTGCTGGGGCCGCTGCTGGCGCGGGCGGGCGAGGCGCGGGTGTCGC
This genomic window from Sphingobium cloacae contains:
- a CDS encoding class I SAM-dependent methyltransferase; amino-acid sequence: MKRAALGGALLFLLAACDLFTPGKDGRSAAARPFPRADRPVAPIVSTRWSSEEARDRVREAEDIMDRAGIRPGMTIADIGAGEGYYTVRLAKRVGPKGRVLAEDIMPEVIEALSRRITREDWRNVSVKLGAPEDPRLPENSFDRVFMVHMYHEIAEPYAFLWHLSPSLKPDGEVIVVDANRPTEQHGTPPRLLSCEFAAMGFRLEELIPKPTAGGYLARFRRIAARPDPASIVPCTYEVKG
- the prfB gene encoding peptide chain release factor 2, which translates into the protein MRAEAQQYIDRIDAALDLLRRFLDWDRALRRLDELNARVEDPTLWDNQKMAQEVMRERTRLDAAIGATRAIEQDKTDTAELIEMADAEGDEDMVNEAIASLKALADRADEDKIKALLAGEADASDTYLEIHAGAGGTESQDWAEMLSRMYRRWAERRGYKVELVDYQAGDQAGIKSATFLIKGENAYGYAKTESGVHRLVRISPYDSSARRHTSFSSVWVYPVIDDDIDIEIKESDLKIDTYRASGAGGQHVNTTDSAVRITHVPTGIIVASQNDRSQHKNRATAMNMLKARLYEAELQKREAVASGEYQAKTEIGWGHQIRSYVLQPYQLVKDLRTGVTSTAPDDVLDGALDPFMAAALSQKVTGEKVEVEDVD
- a CDS encoding DUF1176 domain-containing protein — its product is MGARNFLLAVIACSASASAGAQTPKPGSLETYKDWTIGCDNRGRCEAVSLLAEGGNWPDNPLMVGIRRDAGPDAAPEVWASRDARGPAEYSFIVDGRKVASTTGMDGEAKISGPQASALAVAMARGFSLEIRSGAKMLGRPSLAGSGAALRYMDAQQGRAGTVTALIATGPLGVNVVRRAPPSPTIKRFPVFPEPAPVAFWREELTALGSFTGCAEEMRSAQPLEQHRLAKGEELVLVPCGSGAYNFTAVPVIATGVAGRRTFRFAAFDYLPGWSEGARHPMLVNASWSPERSRLESRAKGRGIGDCGGSESYVWDGVRFRLAEATAMGECRGAWRWITTWSARVVERDR
- a CDS encoding cob(I)yrinic acid a,c-diamide adenosyltransferase, with amino-acid sequence MVKLNRIYTRTGDAGTTGLVDGSRLPKHAPRMQAVGDVDEANSAIGLAILAIGDAQEARWLTVIQNDLFDLGADLATPMPEDGEDAPWALRIVESQVQRLEAEIDLMNAELKPLDSFILPGGSAAAAAVHLARAVTRRAERSATAAAGEVALNPQALAYLNRLSDLLFVMARRLNGNGASDVKWVPGASR
- a CDS encoding twin transmembrane helix small protein, with amino-acid sequence MNTLLVIALILAMAATLFALIRGIVAFLQATKEELNSPDGHPSQSSLKQNRMMMNRILFQAAAVIIVALLLLMKGSG
- the gluQRS gene encoding tRNA glutamyl-Q(34) synthetase GluQRS, coding for MVTRFAPSPTGRLHVGHGWSALMAMDMARAAGGAFRLRIEDIDCTRSRPEHVAGIVEDLRWLGVAWDGEVIFQSERLDRYEAALRRLREMRLLYPCFCSRADILASAGAPHEPEGTIYPGTCRALSDAERARRMAAGDPHAWRIDMAGAVSRTGSLHWTALPFPPGAGPGAAIAADPLAAGDVVLARKDAPASYHLSCTLDDAAMGVTHVLRGHDLFAATHVHRLLQALLDLPAPVYLHHPLLLGADGRRLAKRSGSIALADLRAQGADPARLAADLRAGRFPVGISLGEA
- a CDS encoding HNH endonuclease, whose product is MYHPDLIRHPENCPALVLNADYTPLSYYPLSLWPWQTAIKAVFLERVDIIASYEREVHSPSLDMKIPSVIALKQYVRPSEHPAFTRFNLFLRDRFACQYCGSTSDLTFDHVVPRRAGGRTTWENVATACSPCNLRKGGRTPKEAGMRLHVQPIRPTSWQLQEHGRAFPPGYLHESWRDWLYWDVELLA
- a CDS encoding Crp/Fnr family transcriptional regulator, which translates into the protein MVATSCFADRLSKHLPLSDAEKTALSRLEENPRKVKRGAMIQRVNEPVTELFVLREGRVMSFVILPDGSRQILRVYFPGDFIGSASTIYNKAPESLVAISDSVICPFDKHALRRLLEEYPRVAALLFLLSNNERVAMTDRLASLGRTSAKARVASFMLDMLDRLRLTDDDITDSFDLKLTQEEIGDAIGLTSVHVNRMIRQMEQEGLISRSNGRIRLLDMARLEEIGHYTNRHKHMDLDWLPAMS